In Phyllopteryx taeniolatus isolate TA_2022b chromosome 6, UOR_Ptae_1.2, whole genome shotgun sequence, one genomic interval encodes:
- the nagpa gene encoding N-acetylglucosamine-1-phosphodiester alpha-N-acetylglucosaminidase isoform X4, with product MATTRIDVGLSWLILCLCGRLWTSRTPAAGVSAMDEVPLPYMDVLLPYTDGHGPRHSHRHVRDCQPHVHGNHTHESFPASNQSSLPVAEVRLAIYKLPGRVVTGHFTVVHDPLRTLSVLEPGRPGGCGSYRLATVEETSQAAGCLYAQNAGFFNTHTGQCLGNVVSDGRMVQDSGGMQNAQFGIRRDGTLVFGYLSQEEVLDQSNPFVQLVSGVVWLLRNGEVYIKSSMTAECDKMQETGSFHHFAEVMSARTALGHDANGRVILLQVDGQTGERGMSLFEMAIFLKKNGVINAINLDGGGSSTFVSSGSLANYPSDECKADKRWHCARAVSTILCVHPQPCHPSDCGAHGVCAASGCFCDAGWRDKNCSQECLPGFYGEGCNQTCSCMNSDSCHHVHGGCSCTLGFTGKSCEECLPGYYGNGCNQTCSCMNGGLCHHIHNNCSCTPGYTGKTCEEECLPGFYGDGCNQTCSCMNGGSCHHIHGGCMCSPGFTGKTCEEE from the exons ATGGCAACCACAAGGATAGACGTGGGGCTCTCGTGGCTGATTTTGTGTCTCTGTGGTCGGCTGTGGACGAGCCGGACTCCCGCTGCCGG AGTGTCGGCGATGGACGAAGTCCCACTGCCCTACATGGACGTCCTGCTGCCCTACACGGATGGCCACGGCCCTCGCCACTCGCACCGCCACGTTCGGGACTGTCAGCCCCACGTGCACGGCAATCACACGCACGAGAGCTTTCCCGCTAGCAATCAAAGCAGTCTGCCGGTGGCTGAGGTCAGGCTGGCCATATACAAGTTGCCCGGACGTGTCGTGACAG GTCACTTCACGGTGGTCCACGACCCGCTGAGGACCCTGTCAGTGCTGGAGCCCGGCCGCCCAGGAGGCTGCGGTAGTTACCGCTTGGCCACAGTGGAGGAGACATCCCAGGCTGCCGGCTGTCTGTATGCCCAGAACGCTGGCTTCTTCAACACCCATACTGGCCAGTGTCTGGGCAACGTGGTGAGCGACGGCAGAATGGTGCAGGACAGTGGTGGCATGCAGAATGCCCAGTTTGGCATCAGGAGAGATGGAACCCTGGTATTCGG GTATCTGTCTCAGGAGGAAGTTTTGGACCAGTCCAACCCCTTTGTTCAGTTGGTCAGCGGAGTGGTGTGGCTGCTAAGAAATGGCGAGGTGTACATCAAGTCCAGTATGACAGCAGAGTGCGACAAGATGCAGGAGACCG GGTCATTCCACCATTTCGCTGAGGTCATGTCGGCCAGGACGGCGTTGGGTCACGATGCCAACGGGCGGGTGATCTTGCTCCAGGTGGACGGACAGACGGGAGAAAGGGG AATGAGCCTATTTGAGATGGCCATCTTCCTGAAGAAAAATGGAGTCATCAACGCCATCAATCTGGACGGTGGCGGGTCTTCCACATTTGTGTCCAGTGGCTCCTTGGCCAACTACCCTTCTGACGAATG CAAAGCAGACAAAAGGTGGCACTGCGCTCGGGCAGTCTCCACCATCCTGTGCGTCCATCCGCAGCCTTGCCATCCGTCGGACTGCGGCGCCCACGGAGTCTGTGCCGCCA GTGGTTGTTTCTGTGATGCCGGATGGAGAGACAAGAACTGTAGTCAAG AGTGCCTGCCGGGTTTCTATGGCGAAGGTTGCAATCAGACGTGCTCCTGCATGAACAGCGACTCATGCCATCACGTCCACGGAGGCTGCAGCTGCACTCTGGGGTTCACTGGAAAATCCTGTGAAG AATGTCTGCCTGGTTACTATGGCAACGGATGCAATCAGACGTGCTCCTGCATGAACGGTGGCTTGTGCCATCACATCCACAATAACTGTAGCTGCACTCCGGGTTACACTGGAAAAACCTGTGAAGAAG AGTGCCTGCCTGGTTTCTACGGCGACGGCTGCAATCAAACGTGCTCCTGCATGAACGGTGGCTCGTGCCATCACATCCACGGAGGCTGCATGTGCTCTCCGGGCTTCACTGGAAAAACCTGCGAAGAAG AGTAA
- the nagpa gene encoding N-acetylglucosamine-1-phosphodiester alpha-N-acetylglucosaminidase isoform X3 produces the protein MATTRIDVGLSWLILCLCGRLWTSRTPAAGVSAMDEVPLPYMDVLLPYTDGHGPRHSHRHVRDCQPHVHGNHTHESFPASNQSSLPVAEVRLAIYKLPGRVVTGHFTVVHDPLRTLSVLEPGRPGGCGSYRLATVEETSQAAGCLYAQNAGFFNTHTGQCLGNVVSDGRMVQDSGGMQNAQFGIRRDGTLVFGYLSQEEVLDQSNPFVQLVSGVVWLLRNGEVYIKSSMTAECDKMQETGSFHHFAEVMSARTALGHDANGRVILLQVDGQTGERGMSLFEMAIFLKKNGVINAINLDGGGSSTFVSSGSLANYPSDECKADKRWHCARAVSTILCVHPQPCHPSDCGAHGVCAASGCFCDAGWRDKNCSQECLPGFYGEGCNQTCSCMNSDSCHHVHGGCSCTLGFTGKSCEECLPGFYGDGCNQTCSCMNGGSCHHIHGGCMCSPGFTGKTCEEECRPGFYGDGCNQKCPCVNAASCHHVSGSCSCSPGFTGKTCEEVTDERSQAKEQEQKAYHLTEATWLTITIILSILLLLSLLALVVQLCGYPLATRMRANFTYLPLSTFDGGDANGGGPGKWDRDFSNSLELI, from the exons ATGGCAACCACAAGGATAGACGTGGGGCTCTCGTGGCTGATTTTGTGTCTCTGTGGTCGGCTGTGGACGAGCCGGACTCCCGCTGCCGG AGTGTCGGCGATGGACGAAGTCCCACTGCCCTACATGGACGTCCTGCTGCCCTACACGGATGGCCACGGCCCTCGCCACTCGCACCGCCACGTTCGGGACTGTCAGCCCCACGTGCACGGCAATCACACGCACGAGAGCTTTCCCGCTAGCAATCAAAGCAGTCTGCCGGTGGCTGAGGTCAGGCTGGCCATATACAAGTTGCCCGGACGTGTCGTGACAG GTCACTTCACGGTGGTCCACGACCCGCTGAGGACCCTGTCAGTGCTGGAGCCCGGCCGCCCAGGAGGCTGCGGTAGTTACCGCTTGGCCACAGTGGAGGAGACATCCCAGGCTGCCGGCTGTCTGTATGCCCAGAACGCTGGCTTCTTCAACACCCATACTGGCCAGTGTCTGGGCAACGTGGTGAGCGACGGCAGAATGGTGCAGGACAGTGGTGGCATGCAGAATGCCCAGTTTGGCATCAGGAGAGATGGAACCCTGGTATTCGG GTATCTGTCTCAGGAGGAAGTTTTGGACCAGTCCAACCCCTTTGTTCAGTTGGTCAGCGGAGTGGTGTGGCTGCTAAGAAATGGCGAGGTGTACATCAAGTCCAGTATGACAGCAGAGTGCGACAAGATGCAGGAGACCG GGTCATTCCACCATTTCGCTGAGGTCATGTCGGCCAGGACGGCGTTGGGTCACGATGCCAACGGGCGGGTGATCTTGCTCCAGGTGGACGGACAGACGGGAGAAAGGGG AATGAGCCTATTTGAGATGGCCATCTTCCTGAAGAAAAATGGAGTCATCAACGCCATCAATCTGGACGGTGGCGGGTCTTCCACATTTGTGTCCAGTGGCTCCTTGGCCAACTACCCTTCTGACGAATG CAAAGCAGACAAAAGGTGGCACTGCGCTCGGGCAGTCTCCACCATCCTGTGCGTCCATCCGCAGCCTTGCCATCCGTCGGACTGCGGCGCCCACGGAGTCTGTGCCGCCA GTGGTTGTTTCTGTGATGCCGGATGGAGAGACAAGAACTGTAGTCAAG AGTGCCTGCCGGGTTTCTATGGCGAAGGTTGCAATCAGACGTGCTCCTGCATGAACAGCGACTCATGCCATCACGTCCACGGAGGCTGCAGCTGCACTCTGGGGTTCACTGGAAAATCCTGTGAAG AGTGCCTGCCTGGTTTCTACGGCGACGGCTGCAATCAAACGTGCTCCTGCATGAACGGTGGCTCGTGCCATCACATCCACGGAGGCTGCATGTGCTCTCCGGGCTTCACTGGAAAAACCTGCGAAGAAG AGTGCCGGCCAGGTTTCTATGGCGATGGCTGCAATCAGAAGTGTCCCTGCGTGAACGCCGCCTCGTGCCATCACGTCTCAGGAAGCTGCAGCTGCTCTCCGGGGTTCACCGGAAAAACCTGTGAAGAAG TCACAGACGAACGCTCACAGGCCAAAGAGCAGGAGCAGAAAGCTTATCATCTGACAGA AGCAACATGGCTGACAATCACCATCATCCTGAGCATTCTGCTGCTACTCAGCCTACTGGCTCTGGTTGTGCAGCTGTGCGGATATCCGCTGGCGACTCGCATGCGTGCCAACTTCACCTACCTGCCGCTGAGCACCTTCGACGGAGGGGACGCCAACGGCGGGGGGCCTGGGAAATGGGATCGGGATTTCTCCAACTCCCTGGAATTAATATAA
- the nagpa gene encoding N-acetylglucosamine-1-phosphodiester alpha-N-acetylglucosaminidase isoform X1, whose translation MATTRIDVGLSWLILCLCGRLWTSRTPAAGVSAMDEVPLPYMDVLLPYTDGHGPRHSHRHVRDCQPHVHGNHTHESFPASNQSSLPVAEVRLAIYKLPGRVVTGHFTVVHDPLRTLSVLEPGRPGGCGSYRLATVEETSQAAGCLYAQNAGFFNTHTGQCLGNVVSDGRMVQDSGGMQNAQFGIRRDGTLVFGYLSQEEVLDQSNPFVQLVSGVVWLLRNGEVYIKSSMTAECDKMQETGSFHHFAEVMSARTALGHDANGRVILLQVDGQTGERGMSLFEMAIFLKKNGVINAINLDGGGSSTFVSSGSLANYPSDECKADKRWHCARAVSTILCVHPQPCHPSDCGAHGVCAASGCFCDAGWRDKNCSQECLPGFYGEGCNQTCSCMNSDSCHHVHGGCSCTLGFTGKSCEECLPGYYGNGCNQTCSCMNGGLCHHIHNNCSCTPGYTGKTCEEECLPGFYGDGCNQTCSCMNGGSCHHIHGGCMCSPGFTGKTCEEECRPGFYGDGCNQKCPCVNAASCHHVSGSCSCSPGFTGKTCEEVTDERSQAKEQEQKAYHLTEATWLTITIILSILLLLSLLALVVQLCGYPLATRMRANFTYLPLSTFDGGDANGGGPGKWDRDFSNSLELI comes from the exons ATGGCAACCACAAGGATAGACGTGGGGCTCTCGTGGCTGATTTTGTGTCTCTGTGGTCGGCTGTGGACGAGCCGGACTCCCGCTGCCGG AGTGTCGGCGATGGACGAAGTCCCACTGCCCTACATGGACGTCCTGCTGCCCTACACGGATGGCCACGGCCCTCGCCACTCGCACCGCCACGTTCGGGACTGTCAGCCCCACGTGCACGGCAATCACACGCACGAGAGCTTTCCCGCTAGCAATCAAAGCAGTCTGCCGGTGGCTGAGGTCAGGCTGGCCATATACAAGTTGCCCGGACGTGTCGTGACAG GTCACTTCACGGTGGTCCACGACCCGCTGAGGACCCTGTCAGTGCTGGAGCCCGGCCGCCCAGGAGGCTGCGGTAGTTACCGCTTGGCCACAGTGGAGGAGACATCCCAGGCTGCCGGCTGTCTGTATGCCCAGAACGCTGGCTTCTTCAACACCCATACTGGCCAGTGTCTGGGCAACGTGGTGAGCGACGGCAGAATGGTGCAGGACAGTGGTGGCATGCAGAATGCCCAGTTTGGCATCAGGAGAGATGGAACCCTGGTATTCGG GTATCTGTCTCAGGAGGAAGTTTTGGACCAGTCCAACCCCTTTGTTCAGTTGGTCAGCGGAGTGGTGTGGCTGCTAAGAAATGGCGAGGTGTACATCAAGTCCAGTATGACAGCAGAGTGCGACAAGATGCAGGAGACCG GGTCATTCCACCATTTCGCTGAGGTCATGTCGGCCAGGACGGCGTTGGGTCACGATGCCAACGGGCGGGTGATCTTGCTCCAGGTGGACGGACAGACGGGAGAAAGGGG AATGAGCCTATTTGAGATGGCCATCTTCCTGAAGAAAAATGGAGTCATCAACGCCATCAATCTGGACGGTGGCGGGTCTTCCACATTTGTGTCCAGTGGCTCCTTGGCCAACTACCCTTCTGACGAATG CAAAGCAGACAAAAGGTGGCACTGCGCTCGGGCAGTCTCCACCATCCTGTGCGTCCATCCGCAGCCTTGCCATCCGTCGGACTGCGGCGCCCACGGAGTCTGTGCCGCCA GTGGTTGTTTCTGTGATGCCGGATGGAGAGACAAGAACTGTAGTCAAG AGTGCCTGCCGGGTTTCTATGGCGAAGGTTGCAATCAGACGTGCTCCTGCATGAACAGCGACTCATGCCATCACGTCCACGGAGGCTGCAGCTGCACTCTGGGGTTCACTGGAAAATCCTGTGAAG AATGTCTGCCTGGTTACTATGGCAACGGATGCAATCAGACGTGCTCCTGCATGAACGGTGGCTTGTGCCATCACATCCACAATAACTGTAGCTGCACTCCGGGTTACACTGGAAAAACCTGTGAAGAAG AGTGCCTGCCTGGTTTCTACGGCGACGGCTGCAATCAAACGTGCTCCTGCATGAACGGTGGCTCGTGCCATCACATCCACGGAGGCTGCATGTGCTCTCCGGGCTTCACTGGAAAAACCTGCGAAGAAG AGTGCCGGCCAGGTTTCTATGGCGATGGCTGCAATCAGAAGTGTCCCTGCGTGAACGCCGCCTCGTGCCATCACGTCTCAGGAAGCTGCAGCTGCTCTCCGGGGTTCACCGGAAAAACCTGTGAAGAAG TCACAGACGAACGCTCACAGGCCAAAGAGCAGGAGCAGAAAGCTTATCATCTGACAGA AGCAACATGGCTGACAATCACCATCATCCTGAGCATTCTGCTGCTACTCAGCCTACTGGCTCTGGTTGTGCAGCTGTGCGGATATCCGCTGGCGACTCGCATGCGTGCCAACTTCACCTACCTGCCGCTGAGCACCTTCGACGGAGGGGACGCCAACGGCGGGGGGCCTGGGAAATGGGATCGGGATTTCTCCAACTCCCTGGAATTAATATAA
- the nagpa gene encoding N-acetylglucosamine-1-phosphodiester alpha-N-acetylglucosaminidase isoform X2, with translation MATTRIDVGLSWLILCLCGRLWTSRTPAAGVSAMDEVPLPYMDVLLPYTDGHGPRHSHRHVRDCQPHVHGNHTHESFPASNQSSLPVAEVRLAIYKLPGRVVTGHFTVVHDPLRTLSVLEPGRPGGCGSYRLATVEETSQAAGCLYAQNAGFFNTHTGQCLGNVVSDGRMVQDSGGMQNAQFGIRRDGTLVFGYLSQEEVLDQSNPFVQLVSGVVWLLRNGEVYIKSSMTAECDKMQETGSFHHFAEVMSARTALGHDANGRVILLQVDGQTGERGKADKRWHCARAVSTILCVHPQPCHPSDCGAHGVCAASGCFCDAGWRDKNCSQECLPGFYGEGCNQTCSCMNSDSCHHVHGGCSCTLGFTGKSCEECLPGYYGNGCNQTCSCMNGGLCHHIHNNCSCTPGYTGKTCEEECLPGFYGDGCNQTCSCMNGGSCHHIHGGCMCSPGFTGKTCEEECRPGFYGDGCNQKCPCVNAASCHHVSGSCSCSPGFTGKTCEEVTDERSQAKEQEQKAYHLTEATWLTITIILSILLLLSLLALVVQLCGYPLATRMRANFTYLPLSTFDGGDANGGGPGKWDRDFSNSLELI, from the exons ATGGCAACCACAAGGATAGACGTGGGGCTCTCGTGGCTGATTTTGTGTCTCTGTGGTCGGCTGTGGACGAGCCGGACTCCCGCTGCCGG AGTGTCGGCGATGGACGAAGTCCCACTGCCCTACATGGACGTCCTGCTGCCCTACACGGATGGCCACGGCCCTCGCCACTCGCACCGCCACGTTCGGGACTGTCAGCCCCACGTGCACGGCAATCACACGCACGAGAGCTTTCCCGCTAGCAATCAAAGCAGTCTGCCGGTGGCTGAGGTCAGGCTGGCCATATACAAGTTGCCCGGACGTGTCGTGACAG GTCACTTCACGGTGGTCCACGACCCGCTGAGGACCCTGTCAGTGCTGGAGCCCGGCCGCCCAGGAGGCTGCGGTAGTTACCGCTTGGCCACAGTGGAGGAGACATCCCAGGCTGCCGGCTGTCTGTATGCCCAGAACGCTGGCTTCTTCAACACCCATACTGGCCAGTGTCTGGGCAACGTGGTGAGCGACGGCAGAATGGTGCAGGACAGTGGTGGCATGCAGAATGCCCAGTTTGGCATCAGGAGAGATGGAACCCTGGTATTCGG GTATCTGTCTCAGGAGGAAGTTTTGGACCAGTCCAACCCCTTTGTTCAGTTGGTCAGCGGAGTGGTGTGGCTGCTAAGAAATGGCGAGGTGTACATCAAGTCCAGTATGACAGCAGAGTGCGACAAGATGCAGGAGACCG GGTCATTCCACCATTTCGCTGAGGTCATGTCGGCCAGGACGGCGTTGGGTCACGATGCCAACGGGCGGGTGATCTTGCTCCAGGTGGACGGACAGACGGGAGAAAGGGG CAAAGCAGACAAAAGGTGGCACTGCGCTCGGGCAGTCTCCACCATCCTGTGCGTCCATCCGCAGCCTTGCCATCCGTCGGACTGCGGCGCCCACGGAGTCTGTGCCGCCA GTGGTTGTTTCTGTGATGCCGGATGGAGAGACAAGAACTGTAGTCAAG AGTGCCTGCCGGGTTTCTATGGCGAAGGTTGCAATCAGACGTGCTCCTGCATGAACAGCGACTCATGCCATCACGTCCACGGAGGCTGCAGCTGCACTCTGGGGTTCACTGGAAAATCCTGTGAAG AATGTCTGCCTGGTTACTATGGCAACGGATGCAATCAGACGTGCTCCTGCATGAACGGTGGCTTGTGCCATCACATCCACAATAACTGTAGCTGCACTCCGGGTTACACTGGAAAAACCTGTGAAGAAG AGTGCCTGCCTGGTTTCTACGGCGACGGCTGCAATCAAACGTGCTCCTGCATGAACGGTGGCTCGTGCCATCACATCCACGGAGGCTGCATGTGCTCTCCGGGCTTCACTGGAAAAACCTGCGAAGAAG AGTGCCGGCCAGGTTTCTATGGCGATGGCTGCAATCAGAAGTGTCCCTGCGTGAACGCCGCCTCGTGCCATCACGTCTCAGGAAGCTGCAGCTGCTCTCCGGGGTTCACCGGAAAAACCTGTGAAGAAG TCACAGACGAACGCTCACAGGCCAAAGAGCAGGAGCAGAAAGCTTATCATCTGACAGA AGCAACATGGCTGACAATCACCATCATCCTGAGCATTCTGCTGCTACTCAGCCTACTGGCTCTGGTTGTGCAGCTGTGCGGATATCCGCTGGCGACTCGCATGCGTGCCAACTTCACCTACCTGCCGCTGAGCACCTTCGACGGAGGGGACGCCAACGGCGGGGGGCCTGGGAAATGGGATCGGGATTTCTCCAACTCCCTGGAATTAATATAA